A segment of the Streptomyces sp. XD-27 genome:
GCTGGTGACGGTGCCGGTCAGGCCCTCGGGCGAGCCGATGGCCACCACCTGGTCGCCGACCCGCACGCTGTCGGAGTCACCGAGCGTGGCCGCCTTCAGTCCACTGGCCCCCCGCACCTTGATCAGGGCCAGGTCCTTGCCGGGGTCGGTGCCGACGACGGACGCGGTCCTGCTGCTGCCGTCGCTGAACGTCACCGTGACGCTGTCCGCGCCCGCGATGACGTGGTTGTTGGTGATGATCTCGCCGTCGCCGGTGATGATCACGCCGGAGCCGGTGGACGCGCCCTGCCCGGAGCTGGCCTTGATCTCCACGATGCTGGGGCCGACGGCCTGGGCGACGGCGGAGACGCTGCCACCGGTGGTGGCGTTGGCGTTGACCACGGGGGTGGCGGCGCTGCCGCCGGACTTCTCCGTGGCGTGGCCGACCAGCGCGGCCGTCCCGCCGCCGAGCACGGCCGCCGCGATGGCGACGGCGGCGACCAGGGCGACGGGGCCGCGCCTGCGGCCCTGTCGCCGGTGGCCTCCCTCGGCCGCGGGCTGCCCGCCCGGCGGGTCCGGAGGCACCGGCGGCGCGGCGGGGAGGGAGGCGTAAGGGTGCAGGGAGGCGTAAGGGTGCGCGGGGTGGTGCTGCGGGAGGTGCGTGCCGTTGTCCGTCATGGCTTCGACGGTGCGCCACGTTCCTGAGAATCGTCTGAGAGCCCGCTGAGAAGCGCGACAGAGTTCACCGGACCCGCGGACGGGGCGGCGCACGGGCCGCGGCGCACGGGTCAGCGGGGCGCGACCGGCGAGGTCATGCGCAGCCGCAGGAGCGCCGGACCACCAGCGCGGACGGGAACTGCTTGAGCCGCTCCCGGCGCGACCCCGGCACCCGCAGCCCGTCGTCCAGCACCAGGTCCACCGCGGCCCGCGCCATCGCCTCGCGGTCGGAGGCCACGGTGGTCAGCGGCGGATCGGTGAGCGCCGCTTCCTTCACGTCGTCGAAGCCCGCGACGGCCAGCTCCCCCGGCACGTCGATCCGCAGCTCGCGCGCGGCCCGCAGCACGCCGATGGCCTGGTCGTCGGTGGCGCAGATGATGGCGGGCGGACGCTCCGGCCCGGCCAGCAGCTTCAACGCCACCTGGTAGGCGTCGTAACGGTTGTACGGGGCCTGGAACAGCAGGCCCTCGGTGGACTTCCCGGACTCCCGCATGGCCCGCCGCCAGCCCTCGACGTGGTCGGTGACCGGGTCGCCGACGGTCGGGGTGATCTCCGTACCGCCGAGGCAGGCGACGTACGGATGGCCGTGCTCCAGCAGGTGCCGGGTGGCCAGGTGCGCGCCGCCCACGTCGTCCGTGACCACGGCGACGTCCTCGATCGCCTCGGGACGGCGGTGCAGCAGGACGACCCGGGCGTCCCAGGCGTCTATCTCGGCGGCCGCGTGCTCGCTGGGGCCCTGGCTGATCAGGATCAGCCCGGAGACCCGCATCCCGAGGAAGGCGCGCAGATAGTGCACCTCGCGCTCGTCGAGGTAGTCGGAGTTGCCGACCAGCACCATCTTTCCGCGCTCGGCGGCCGCCCGCTCCACGGCGTGCGCCATCTCCGCGAAGAAGGGCTGGCGGGCGTCCGGCACGATCAGGCCTATGAGGTCCGTGCGCCGGCTCGCCATCGCCTGCGCGACGCGGTCCGGCCGGTAACCCAGCTCCTTGATCGCGGCGAGCACGCGCTCGCGCGTGGCCGGGGCGACCGGCCTCGGTCCATTGTTGATGACGTAGCTGACGACCGCGGTCGAGGTCCCCGCCAGCCTTGCCACATCGTCCCGCGTCACCTTGGCCACGCCGGGAAGTCTACGCGGGTCCATCTACCCCTTGGCCGGTCGTGCGGCGGTGACTTCGGCCTCCTCGCGGCGCGCCGCCGGGCCCCGGGCGCCCGCCGCTTCGGTGCGCGCGCCGTCGCCCTCGCCCCGACCCGCCCCGGCCGTCGCCTTGGCCTTCGCCTTGGCCTCCTCGGCGGCCCGCTCCACCTTCTCCGGCACGACGAAGCGATAACCGACGTTTCGCACCGTTCCGATCAGGGATTCGTGCTCCGGGCCGAGCTTGGCGCGCAGCCGTCGCACGTGGACGTCGACGGTCCGGGTGCCGCCGAAGTAGTCGTAGCCCCAGACCTCCTGGAGCAGCTGGGCGCGGGTGAAGACGCGCCCGGGGTGCTGCGCCAGGTACTTCAGCAGCTCGAACTCCTTGAATGTGAGATCGAGCACACGACCCTTGAGCTTGGCGCTGTAGGTCGCCTCGTCCACCGACAGGTCGCCGGTGCGGATCTCCATCGGGCTGTCGTCCATGGTGATCTGCTGGCGGCCCATCGCGAGCCGCAGCCGCGCCTCGACCTCCGCCGGGCCCGCGGTGTCCAGCAGGACGTCGTCGATCCCCCAGTCCGCGGTGACGGCGGCGAGGCCGCCCTCGGTGACCACGAGGATCAGCGGGCAGCCGGGGCCGGTGGAGCGCAGCAGCTGGCACAGGCTGCGCACCTGCGGCAGGTCGCGGCGGCCGTCGATGAGGATGACGTCGGCGCCGGGGGTGTCCACCAGGGCCGGGCCCTCCGCCGGGGCGACGCGCACGCTGTGCAGCAGGAGGCCGAGAGCGGGCAGCACCTCCGTCGACGGCTGGAGTGCGTTGGTCAGCAGAAGCAGTGAGCTCATCGGTCGCCACCTGCCTTGGCCGTGGTCACGGTCGCGGTCTCGCCTGGCTCGCCCATAACGTCGGTTCCTCCTCGGTCCCTGCGAGGGCACTGCTCGTACCGGTGTTCGCTGCGTGCGGCTCCGCGCCCTGGAGCGCGCGTGCACTCAGACGCGCGGAACCCGCCTGAAAGCACAAAAGGACCCGGGGGCTGCGTTGCCCGAGTCCTCTTCGAAGCAGAATAGCCCACATGACGCGCGGATCAGAGGCCGAATCTGCACGTAGTCGTGTTCTGCCGGTCACGTCGCCGGTCACGTCAGGGGTCCTGAGGGTCACGCTGCTGACGGACGACGGGATCCCGATCGACGCGGCGTACGAGACCGCCGGCGGCGCCGAGGGCGACCTGGTCTTCGTGGTCGCGCACGGCTTCACCGGGGCGCTGGAGCGTCCCGCGCTGCGGCGTGCGGCGCTGGCGTTATCCCAGCGTGCGCCCGTGATCACGTTCTCCTTCCGCGGGCATGGCCGCTCCGGTGGCCGCTCCACGGTCGGCGACCGCGAGGTCCTGGACCTGGCCGCGGCGGTGCGCTGGGCACGTCGGCTCGGCCACCGGCGGGTGGTCACGGTCGGCTTCTCGATGGGCGGCTCGGTGGTACTGCGGCATGCCGCGCGCCCCGGGACATCCGTGGGGACGCCGGCCGGGGACGCCACCGCGGGCTCACCCGCCACGGGTACGACCGGCGAAATCCAGCCATACGCGACCGGGGGCGGGGAGGGGCGCACACAGGAGCGTGAAGGGCGCGGGGGGCGCAGGGACGCGCATGCCGACGCGGTGATCGCGGTGAGCGCCCCCGCCCGCTGGTTCTACCGCGGCACCGCGCCCATGCGCCGCCTCCACTGGGCGGTGACGCACCCCGCCGGCCGCCTGGTCTCCCGCTACGGCCTCCGCACGCGGGTCGCCCCGCACCGCTGGAACCCCGTTCCGCTCTCCCCGGTGGCCTCGGTCCCGCTGATCGCCCCGACGCCGCTGCTGATCGTCCACGGCGACGCGGACCCGTACTTCCCGCTGGACCATCCCCGCATGCTGGCGCAGGCCGCCGACCCGTCGTCCACAGAGCTGTGGATCGAGCGCGGCTTCGGCCACGCGGAGAACTCCGCCGGGGAGGACCTGCTGACCCGGATCGCGGCGTGGGCCGCGACCCACGCCTAGGCCGGGGCCGACGTCTCGGCCCCGGGCCCCCGCCCGCGCCGGGCCAGGCCGGTGCCCGGTCCCTGGTCCCGCCCCCGGCCCCGGCCCCGGCCCCGGCTCCGGGGCGCCCCGCTACTCCGTCACCGGGGCCGCGAACTGGGCCTCGTACAGGCGGGCGTACGCGCCCCGTGCCGCCAGCAGTTCCTCGTGCGTGCCCTGTTCCACGATGCGGCCCGCCTCCATCACCAGGATCAGGTCCGCGTCGCGGATCGTGGAGAGCCGGTGGGCGATGACGAAGCTGGTGCGGCCCTTGCGCAGGGACGCCATCGCGTGCTGGATCAGGACCTCCGTGCGGGTGTCCACCGAACTGGTCGCCTCGTCCAGGACGAGGATCGCCGGTTCGGCCAGGAACGCCCGCGCGATGGTGATCAGCTGCTTCTCGCCGACGCTGACGCCTCCGCCCTCCTCGTCCAGGACCGTGTCGTAGCCGTCCGGGAGGGTCCGTACGAAGCGGTCCACATGGGTGGCCTTCGCCGCCGCGATGATGGCCTCCGCCGACGCCCCGTCCGCCCCGTAGGCGATGTTCTCCGCGATCGTGCCGCCGAACAGCCACGTGTCCTGGAGGACCATGCCGACGTTGGAGCGCAGCTCCTCGCGCGGGATCGTGGCGATGTCGACGCCGTCGAGCGTGATCCGGCCGCCACTGACCTCGTAGAACCGCATCAGCAGATTGACCAGGGTGGTCTTCCCCGCGCCCGTCGGGCCGACGATGGCCACCGTCTGGCCCGGCCGCACCGACAGCGACAGGTCCTCGATCAGCGGCTTGTCCGGCTCGTAGCGGAAGGAGACGTTCTCGAACGCGACCCGGCCGCTGACCGGTTCGCGGCGCGGCTCCTCCGCCAGGCCCCTCGACGGCGCCGGGTCCTTCGTCAGGTCCTTCGTCAGGTTCTTCGTCAGGTCCTTCGCCAAGTCCTTCGACGGCTCCGGGTCCGGGCTCTGCTCCTCCGCGTCCAGCAGCTCGAAGACCCGCTCGGCCGACGCCACGCCCGACTGCACCAGGTTGGCCATCGCGGCCACCTGGGTCAGCGGCTGGCTGAACTGGCGCTGGTACTGGACGAACGCCTGCACATCGCCGATCGACAGCGAGCCGGAGGCCACCCGCAGCCCGCCGACCACCGCGACCAGCACGTAGTTGAGGTTGCCGATGAACATCATCGCGGGCTGGATGATCCCGGAGATGAACTGCGCCCGGAAACTCGACGCGTACAGCTGCTCGTTGTGCTCCCGGAAGACCGCCGCGGACTCCCGCTCCCGCCCGAAGACCTTCACCAGCGAGTGGCCGGTGTACATCTCCTCTATATGGGCGTTGAGCTTGCCGGTGGTCTTCCACTGGGCGACGAACTGCGGCTGCGCGCGCTTGCCGACGCGGGCCGCCACGTACACCGACAGCGGCACGGTCAGCAGCGCCACCAGGGCCAGCAGCGGCGAGATCCAGAACATCATCGCCAGGACGCCCACGATGGTCAGCAGCGAGGCGACGACCTGGCTCATGGTCTGCTGGAGCGTCTGCTGGATGTTGTCGATGTCGTTGGTCGCCCGGGACAGCACCTCGCCGCGCGGCTGCTTGTCGAAGTACGACAGCGGCAGCCGGGCCAGCTTCTCCTCGACGTCGCGCCGCATCCGGAACACGGCCCGCTGGACGACGACGGTGTAGATGCGGGCCTGGACCAGGCCGAGGACCGCGGCGCCCACGTAGAGCAGCAGGGCCCACAGCAGCACGGTGCCGACCGCGTCGAAGTCGATGCCCCGGCCCGGCACCACGTCCATCGCGGAGATCATGTCCGCGACGGTGCCGTCGCCGTGCTCGCGCAGCCGCTCGACGGCCTCCGCCTTGGTCTCGTCCGCGGGCAGTTGGCGGCCGACCACGCCCTCGAAGATCAGGTCCGTGGCGTGGCCCAGGAGCCTGGGGCCGAGCACGGTCAGCGCGATACTGAGCACCGCGAAGCCGAGGGCCACCGTCAGCATGGTGCGCTCGGGGCGCATGGTGCCCAGCAGCCGGCGGCCGGAGCCGCGGAAGTCCATGGAGCGCTCGGTGGGCTGGCCGCCCATCCAGCGCGCGGGCCCGGCGGCCGGGGCCGGTCCCCTGCGGGGCGCCGGAACCTTCGCGGTGCCCGCACTCACGCCGCCCCCGCCCCGGCCACCGCCGCTGCCTATACCGTCCCCGCTCCGGCCACCGCCCTTGCCCGTGCCGCCCCCGCTCACGCCGCCTCCTCCTCGCTCAGCTGCGACAGCACGATCTCCCTGTACGTCGCGTTGTCCGCCATCAGTTCGGGATGGGTGCCCGTACCGACCACCCGGCCCTCGTCCAGGACGACGATGCGGTCGGCGTGCCGGATCGTGGCGACCCGCTGGGCGACGATGACGACCGTCGCCTCCCCGGTCTCGTCCGCCAGCGCCGCGCGCAGCCGCGCGTCCGTGGCGTAGTCCAGGGCGGAGAAGGAGTCGTCGAAGAGGTAGATCGCCGGGCGCCCGACGAGCGCGCGGGCGATGGCCAGGCGCTGCCGCTGCCCGCCGGAGACGTTGCCGCCGCCCTGCGCGATGGGCGCCTCCAGGCCCTCCTCCAACTCCGCCACGAAGTCCCGGGCCTGGGCGGTTTCCAGCGCCCGCCACAGCTCCTCGTCGGTGGCGTCGGGTCTGCCGTAGCGCAGGTTGGAGGCGACGGTGCCGGAGAACAGATACGGCTTCTGCGGGACGAGTCCGATCGTCCGGGCCAGCTCCGCCGGGTCGAGCCGCCGCACGTCCACCCCGTCCACCCGTACGCTGCCCGCCGTCGGGTCGAACAACCTCGGCACCAGGCCGAGCAGCGTGGACTTGCCGCTGCCGGTGGAGCCGATGACGGCCGTGGTCTCGCCGGGCCGGGCGATCAGCGAGATGTCGCGCAGCACCGGCTCCTCGGCGCCCGGGTAGCGGAACTCCACGCCGTCCAGCTCCAGCAGACCGCGCCGCCCTCCGGACTCCGCGGCGGTCGGCAGCGGGATCGGGTCGGCGGGCGGCCGCACGCTGGTCTCGGTGTCCAGCACCTCCTGGACGCGCTCGGCGCACACCTCCGCGCGCGGCACCATGATGAACATGAATGTGGCCATCATGACGGCCATCAGGATCTGCATCAGGTACGCGAGGAACGCCGTCAGCGCGCCGATCCGCATGTCCCCGCTGTCGATGCGGTGCCCGGCGAACCAGACGACGGCGGCGCCCGCGATGTTCACCACCAGCATCACCGTCGGGAACATCAGGGCCATCAGCCGCCCGGCGCGCAGCGACACGTCCATGAGCGCGTGGTTGGCCTTGTCGAACCGCTCCCGCTCATGCCGGTCGCGGACGAACGCGCGGATCACGCGGATGCCGGTGATCTGCTCGCGCAGCACCCGGTTGACGGTGTCGATGCGCTCCTGGACGCCCCGGAACAGCGGCCGCATCCGGCGCAGGATCAACCCGATGACGACGCCGAGGACCGGCACGATGACCAGCAGCAGCCCGGACAGCGGCACGTCCTGGTCGAGCGCCATCAGGACGCCGCCGACGCACATGATCGGCGCCGAGGCCATGATGGTGAAGGCCATCAGGCACAGCATCTGCACCTGCTGGATGTCGTTGGTGCTGCGGGTGATCAGCGAGGGCGCGCCGAAGCGGCCCAGCTCGCGGGCGGAGAAGGACTGCACCCGGTCGAAGACCGCGGCGCGGATGTCGCGGCCGAGCGCCATGGCCGTACGGGCTCCGAAATAGACCGCGCCGATGGCGCAGCAGATCTGGAGCAGCGTGACGGCGACCATGACGCCGCCCACCCGGACGATGTAACCGGTGTCCCCCTCCACCACGCCGTTGTCGATGATGTCCGCGTTGAGGGCCGGAAGGTAGAGCGTGGCCAGCGTCTGCACCAGTTGGAGCAGCACGATCAGCGCGATGGGTCGGGTGTAGGGCCCCAGATGTGCCCGTATAAGTCGTACCAGCACACGCGAACCCTATGCGGCGCACCGTGCGGCGTCGCGCGGATTTCCGCACCCCGTCCACCCGTCATCATGGAGGGCGGTAATCCGCCCGGGCCGAGCGCCCGCGCGCGGACCGGAAGGGAAAGGGGTCGCCATGGCGACAAGCGACGAGACGGACCGGACGGGCGGTACGGGGGGCACGGCGGACGTGCCCGTCGGCACGATCCGGTACTGGGCCGCCGCCAAGGCCGCGGCCGGCACCGCCGAGGAGCCGTACGCCGCCGCGACGCTCGCGGAGGCCCTCGACGCGGCCCGGCGGCGGCACACGGCGCGCCCGGAGTTCGCCCGGGTGCTGCTGCGCTGTTCGTTCCTGGTCGACGGGGAAGCCGTCGGCACACGCGACCACGCGACGGTCGCACTGGCCGAGGGCGGCACGGTCGAGGTGCTCCCGCCGTTCGCAGGAGGGTGACCGAAGCGCGATGAGCAACCAGCCGCAGAACCCGGACCCGTACGGGCACGAGCACGGACCGCACGAGCCCCACGAACCGCACGATCCGTACGCGTCGTACGCGCCGTATGAGGGCTACGCCCCGCAGGGCGGGCAGCAGCCCGGTGCCTGGCCCGGCTACGAGGGCCACGAGGGGTACGACGGGCAGCAGGCGTACCAGCAGCAACCGCAGCAGCCGCAGGGCCCCCAGGGGCAGTACGGGCAGCAGCAGGCCGGATACGGGGAGCCGTACCCGGACCCGTACGCGGCCGGGTACCAGGAGCCGTACGGGCAGGCGGGGCAGCAGCCCGGCCAGCAGCAGTACGGGGAGCCGTACGCGGCGCAGCAGCACCAGCCGTACCCGCACGAGCCCTACGGGTCGCAGCAGTACGGGGAACAGCCGTACGGGGAACAGCCGTACGGGCGGCCGGGCGCCGGGGACCAGCAGTACGGGCAGCCGGGGGGCAGCGAGCAGCAGTACGGGCAGCCCGGGGGCGGCGAGCAGCAGTACGGGCAGCCGCAGCCGCGCTGGGACGCGCCCGCGCAGCAGCAGGCCGCGCCCGGCTACCCGGCGGGGGCAGCTGCGTCCGGCTTCGCGGCGCAGACCGGCGGCTACGGCGCGCAGGGGCACCCCGAGCACGCCGCGGCCGGACAGCACGTGCCCGGACACGCGGCGCCCCGGCAGCCCGCGTCCGGCCCCGCCGCGGCGGGTCAGCACGGTTCCGGACATGCCGCGGCCGGACAGCACGCACCCGGACACGGGACGCCCGGACAGCACTCACCCGGACACGCGGCACCCGGGCAACACGCACCTGGGCACGCGGCGCCCGGACAGCACGCCCCCGCGCAGCAGATGCCTGGACACGCGACCGCCGCACAGCACGTGCCCGGACACG
Coding sequences within it:
- a CDS encoding ABC transporter ATP-binding protein, which codes for MLVRLIRAHLGPYTRPIALIVLLQLVQTLATLYLPALNADIIDNGVVEGDTGYIVRVGGVMVAVTLLQICCAIGAVYFGARTAMALGRDIRAAVFDRVQSFSARELGRFGAPSLITRSTNDIQQVQMLCLMAFTIMASAPIMCVGGVLMALDQDVPLSGLLLVIVPVLGVVIGLILRRMRPLFRGVQERIDTVNRVLREQITGIRVIRAFVRDRHERERFDKANHALMDVSLRAGRLMALMFPTVMLVVNIAGAAVVWFAGHRIDSGDMRIGALTAFLAYLMQILMAVMMATFMFIMVPRAEVCAERVQEVLDTETSVRPPADPIPLPTAAESGGRRGLLELDGVEFRYPGAEEPVLRDISLIARPGETTAVIGSTGSGKSTLLGLVPRLFDPTAGSVRVDGVDVRRLDPAELARTIGLVPQKPYLFSGTVASNLRYGRPDATDEELWRALETAQARDFVAELEEGLEAPIAQGGGNVSGGQRQRLAIARALVGRPAIYLFDDSFSALDYATDARLRAALADETGEATVVIVAQRVATIRHADRIVVLDEGRVVGTGTHPELMADNATYREIVLSQLSEEEAA
- a CDS encoding S1C family serine protease, encoding MTDNGTHLPQHHPAHPYASLHPYASLPAAPPVPPDPPGGQPAAEGGHRRQGRRRGPVALVAAVAIAAAVLGGGTAALVGHATEKSGGSAATPVVNANATTGGSVSAVAQAVGPSIVEIKASSGQGASTGSGVIITGDGEIITNNHVIAGADSVTVTFSDGSSRTASVVGTDPGKDLALIKVRGASGLKAATLGDSDSVRVGDQVVAIGSPEGLTGTVTSGIVSALDRDVTVSTDESQGRQGDGSGRWPFEFGGGRYNGDVGSSTTTYKAIQTDASLNPGNSGGALINMKGQIIGINSAMYSPSGAQSSGSAGSVGLGFAIPVDTVTADLDALRDGGS
- a CDS encoding alpha/beta hydrolase, which produces MLTDDGIPIDAAYETAGGAEGDLVFVVAHGFTGALERPALRRAALALSQRAPVITFSFRGHGRSGGRSTVGDREVLDLAAAVRWARRLGHRRVVTVGFSMGGSVVLRHAARPGTSVGTPAGDATAGSPATGTTGEIQPYATGGGEGRTQEREGRGGRRDAHADAVIAVSAPARWFYRGTAPMRRLHWAVTHPAGRLVSRYGLRTRVAPHRWNPVPLSPVASVPLIAPTPLLIVHGDADPYFPLDHPRMLAQAADPSSTELWIERGFGHAENSAGEDLLTRIAAWAATHA
- a CDS encoding response regulator transcription factor; protein product: MSSLLLLTNALQPSTEVLPALGLLLHSVRVAPAEGPALVDTPGADVILIDGRRDLPQVRSLCQLLRSTGPGCPLILVVTEGGLAAVTADWGIDDVLLDTAGPAEVEARLRLAMGRQQITMDDSPMEIRTGDLSVDEATYSAKLKGRVLDLTFKEFELLKYLAQHPGRVFTRAQLLQEVWGYDYFGGTRTVDVHVRRLRAKLGPEHESLIGTVRNVGYRFVVPEKVERAAEEAKAKAKATAGAGRGEGDGARTEAAGARGPAARREEAEVTAARPAKG
- a CDS encoding MoaD/ThiS family protein, encoding MPVGTIRYWAAAKAAAGTAEEPYAAATLAEALDAARRRHTARPEFARVLLRCSFLVDGEAVGTRDHATVALAEGGTVEVLPPFAGG
- a CDS encoding ABC transporter ATP-binding protein, with the protein product MGGQPTERSMDFRGSGRRLLGTMRPERTMLTVALGFAVLSIALTVLGPRLLGHATDLIFEGVVGRQLPADETKAEAVERLREHGDGTVADMISAMDVVPGRGIDFDAVGTVLLWALLLYVGAAVLGLVQARIYTVVVQRAVFRMRRDVEEKLARLPLSYFDKQPRGEVLSRATNDIDNIQQTLQQTMSQVVASLLTIVGVLAMMFWISPLLALVALLTVPLSVYVAARVGKRAQPQFVAQWKTTGKLNAHIEEMYTGHSLVKVFGRERESAAVFREHNEQLYASSFRAQFISGIIQPAMMFIGNLNYVLVAVVGGLRVASGSLSIGDVQAFVQYQRQFSQPLTQVAAMANLVQSGVASAERVFELLDAEEQSPDPEPSKDLAKDLTKNLTKDLTKDPAPSRGLAEEPRREPVSGRVAFENVSFRYEPDKPLIEDLSLSVRPGQTVAIVGPTGAGKTTLVNLLMRFYEVSGGRITLDGVDIATIPREELRSNVGMVLQDTWLFGGTIAENIAYGADGASAEAIIAAAKATHVDRFVRTLPDGYDTVLDEEGGGVSVGEKQLITIARAFLAEPAILVLDEATSSVDTRTEVLIQHAMASLRKGRTSFVIAHRLSTIRDADLILVMEAGRIVEQGTHEELLAARGAYARLYEAQFAAPVTE
- a CDS encoding LacI family DNA-binding transcriptional regulator, with the protein product MAKVTRDDVARLAGTSTAVVSYVINNGPRPVAPATRERVLAAIKELGYRPDRVAQAMASRRTDLIGLIVPDARQPFFAEMAHAVERAAAERGKMVLVGNSDYLDEREVHYLRAFLGMRVSGLILISQGPSEHAAAEIDAWDARVVLLHRRPEAIEDVAVVTDDVGGAHLATRHLLEHGHPYVACLGGTEITPTVGDPVTDHVEGWRRAMRESGKSTEGLLFQAPYNRYDAYQVALKLLAGPERPPAIICATDDQAIGVLRAARELRIDVPGELAVAGFDDVKEAALTDPPLTTVASDREAMARAAVDLVLDDGLRVPGSRRERLKQFPSALVVRRSCGCA